The Microbacterium sp. SORGH_AS_0862 region TCGCCGGAGCGTGGGGCGAGCCGCCTCTGCCGCCCGCCCCGGCGGCTCCCGCCGCCGATCCCTACGCTCCGGCGGACGCGTACGGCGCCGCCCCGGCGGATCCGTATGCCGCAGCCGCACCGGCGCCCGCCGTCGATCCCTACGCCGCGCCCGCCCCCGATGCATACGCCCCGCCGGCATTCCCCGCCCCCGCCGCGGACCCCTACGCCCAGCCGGCTCCGGCAGCCCCTGCCCGCGACGCGTACTCGGCGCCCTCAGCGGACCCCTACGCGCCGCCCGTCGCCGATGCGCCCGCAGCGCCGGTCGACGACCCCTACGTGGCACCGGCCGCGCCCGAGCCCGCACCGGTGATGTCGTGGTGGCAGCCCGCCATCGTCGAGGAGGAGCCCGCACCCGCCGCCGCGACGCCCGCGTGGGTGGAGCCGGAGACGCCCGCGGCGCCTGCCGCGGCAGAACCCGCGACGTCGGATTCCTTCGTGCCGCCAGCGGCGCCCCCCGTGCTGCGGGAGTCCTTCGTCGCCGAGCCCGACGCGTTCCCCGAGGCCTCGGGCGAGGTGTCGGCGGTGGCCGGAGCGCCGATCGCGGGGATGCCGCGACCGGCGGCCGCATCCGTCGCCGCGTCGCGACCCGGTGTCGGCGACATCGTCGAAGACACCGTCATCGCTTCGCGCCGTCGACCCAAGTGGGCGCTGCTGCTGCCCGACGGCTCGCCCATGGAACTCACCGGCGATGCGGTCGTGCTCGGGCGCCGGCCCGTCCCCGTGCACGCCGCGCCCGGCGCGCAGCTGGTGACCGTCGTCGATGACACGCGCACGGTCTCCAAGACCCACGCGCTGCTCCGTCGTCGTGCGGATGCCTGGATGGTGAGCGATCTGGACTCCACGAACGGCGTCGTCGTGTTCGCCGCGCAGGAGGAGGTCGACGTGGCGCCCGGGACGGAGCACGAGGTGACGGAACGTTTCCTCCTGGGCGACGCGGAGCTGCGCATCGTGCGTGCAGACGCATGATCGCGGTCGTTTGACCGCATCCCGATTCGGCGCGTATCATTGAGCGGGTGTGCGCTCTCGCGCGCCCTGCGTCGTGCCCGGCACGAACAGGGTGAACAAGAGCACACCATCTCAGGGAACGGCCTGCGAACAGGCCACCCCCACGGCATATCCACCAACGAAACGGGCGTCAGTCATTCTGTCGCCCCGGTGGGTCCGCGTGAGCCCTCTCCGACACGAATCGAAAGAATCCGTCGGAGCGGGGGAGACCACGACGCTGTCACCGTGCAGCACTGACAAGGAGAGAACGTGCCAACTATTCAGCAGTTGGTTCGCAAGGGGCGCACGCCGAAGGTCACCAAGACCAAGGCTCCCGCGCTGAAGTCGAACCCGCAGCAGGCCGGTGTCTGCACCCGCGTGTACACCACCACCCCGAAGAAGCCGAACTCGGCGATGCGCAAGGTCGCTCGTGTGAAGCTCCGCAACGGTACCGAGGTCACCGCCTACATCCCCGGTGAGGGCCACAACCTGCAGGAGCACTCGCTCGTGCTGGTGCGCGGTGGTCGTGTGAAGGACCTCCCCGGCGTGCGTTACAAGATCGTTCGCGGCGCCCTGGACACCCAGGCCGTCAAGAACCGCAAGCAGGCCCGTAGCCGCTACGGCGCGAAGAAGGGTTGAGTTAGATGCCTCGTAAGGGTCCCGCCCCGAAGCGTCCGGTCGTCAACGACCCGGTCTACGGCGCACCGATCGTCAGCCAGCTCGTCAACAAGATCCTCGTCGACGGCAAGAAGTCGCTCGCCGAGTCGATCGTCTACACGGCGCTCCGCGGCGTCGAGGCCAAGAACGGCCAGGACGCGGTCGCGACGCTGAAGAAGGCGCTCGACAACGTCCGTCCCACCCTCGAGGTCAAGAGCCGCCGCGTCGGTGGTTCGACCTACCAGGTGCCGGTCGAGGTCAAGCCGCACCGCGCCAACACCCTGGCGCTGCGCTGGCTCGTCAGCTACGCGAAGGGTCGTCGTGAGAAGACGATGACCGAGCGTCTGCAGAACGAGATCCTCGACGCCTCGAACGGCCTCGGTGCCGCGGTCAAGCGCCGCGAAGACACCCACAAGATGGCCGAGTCGAACCGCGCCTTCGCGCACTACCGCTGGTAATCAGCAGCTCGGCGCCGGCCGGGGCCACCGCCCCGGCCGGCGCACCCGACAACACGTAAGGACATCCCCGTGGCACAAGAAGTGCTCACCGACCTCAACAAGGTCCGCAACATCGGCATCATGGCGCACATCGATGCCGGCAAGACGACGACGACCGAGCGCATCCTCTTCTACACGGGCGTCAACCACAAGATCGGTGAGACGCACGACGGCGCTGCGACCACCGACTGGATGGAGCAGGAGCAGGAGCGTGGCATCACGATCACCTCCGCCGCTGTCACCTGCTTCTGGAACAAGAACCAGATCAACATCATCGACACCCCCGGCCACGTGGACTTCACGGTCGAGGTCGAGCGTTCGCTGCGCGTGCTCGACGGTGCCGTCGCCGTCTTCGACGGCAAGGAGGGCGTCGAGCCCCAGTCCGAGACGGTGTGGCGTCAGGCCGACAAGTACGACGTGCCGCGTATCTGCTTCGTCAACAAGATGGACAAGCTGGGCGCCGACTTCTACTTCACCGTCGACACGATCGTGAACCGCCTCAAGGCCAAGCCGCTCGTGCTGCAGCTGCCCATCGGTGCCGAGAACGACTTCGTCGGTGTCATCGACCTCGTCGAGATGCGTGCTCTGGTGTGGCCCGGCGATGCCAAGGGTGACGTCACCATGGGCGCGAAGTACGAGATCCAGGAGATCCCGGCCGATCTCGCCGACCGTGCTGCAGAGTACCGCGAGAAGCTGCTCGAGACGGTCGCCGAGAGCGACGAGGCGCTGCTCGAGAAGTACTTCGGCGGCGAGGAGCTCTCGCTGGCAGAGATCAAGGGCGCGATCCGCAAGCTCACGATCAACTCCGAGGTCTACCCGGTCCTGTGTGGCTCGGCGTTCAAGAACCGCGGCGTGCAGCCGATGCTGGACGCCGTCGTCGACTACCTCCCCTCGCCCCTGGACGTGCCCCGCCATCGAGGCGCACGACCCCAAGGACGAAGAGATCGTCATCGAGCGCCACGCCGACCGCGACGAGCCGTTCGCGGCCCTCGCGTTCAAGATCGTCACGCACCCCTTCTTCGGTCGTCTGACCTACATCCGCGTGTACTCGGGTCACCTCGACTCCGGTGCCCAGGTCGTGAACGCGACCAAGGGCAAGAAGGAGCGCATCGGGAAGATCTTCCAGATGCACGCCAACAAGGAGATGCCGGTCGACTCGGTTACCGCCGGTCACATCTACGCGGTCATCGGTCTGAAGGACACCACCACCGGTGACACCCTCTCCGACAGCACCAATCAGGTCGTCCTCGAGTCGATGACGTTCCCGGAGCCGGTCATCGAGGTCGCGATCGAGCCCAAGACCAAGGCCGACCAGGAGAAGCTGGGTCTCGCGATCCAGAAGCTCGCCGAAGAGGACCCGACGTTCCGCGTCGAGCAGAACGCCGAGACCGGTCAGACGGTCATCAAGGGCATGGGTGAGCTCCACCTCGACATCCTCGTGGACCGCATGAAGCGCGAGTTCAAGGTCGAGGCCAACGTCGGAAAGCCGCAGGTCGCGTACCGCGAGACGATCCGCAAGACCGTCGAGCGCCACGACTACACGCACAAGAAGCAGACCGGTGGTTCGGGTCAGTTCGCCAAGATCCAGTTCGCGCTGGAGCCCCTCGAGGTCACGGCGGACAAGACGTACGAGTTCGAGAACAAGGTCACGGGTGGCCGCATCCCGCGCGAGTACATCAGCCCCACCGACCAGGGCTTCCAGGACGCCATGAACGTCGGCGTGCTCGCCGGCTTCCCCATGGTGGGCGTGAAGGCGATCCTGCTCGATGGTGCCTCGCACGACGTCGACTCCTCGGAGATGGCGTTCAAGATCGCGGGCTCCATGGGCTTCAAGGAGGCCGTCCGCAAGGCGAACCCCGTCATCCTCGAGCCGATCATGGCCGTCGAGGTGCGTACTCCCGAGGAGTACATGGGTGACGTCATCGGCGACCTGAACTCCCGTCGCGGCCAGATCCAGTCGATGGAGGATGCGGCCGGCGTCAAGGTCGTCCGTGCCAACGTCCCGCTGTCCGAGATGTTCGGTTACATCGGTGACCTGCGTTCGAAGACTTCTGGCCGTGCTGTCTACTCCATGGAGTTCGACAGCTACGCCGAGGTCCCGCGCAACGTCATGGACGAGATCGTTCAGAAGACGAAGGGCGAGTAATCTCCTCGGAGGTCTCGTCTGCGGACGGGGCGGTTTCGTCCCGTCCGCACTTCTGGCTCACAACTTCACACGACCCCTCTCTATTACACTGAGAACAATCCCCGTAGTGAGCCGGTCGCAACCCAGCGACCGGAGTCTCTACACGACGTCCTGAGGAGGACCCAGTGGCTAAGGCCAAGTTCGAGCGGACCAAGCCGCACGTGAACATCGGAACGATCGGTCACGTCGACCACGGCAAGACCACGCTCACCGCCGCGATCTCGAAGGTGCTCGCCGACAAGTTCCCGTCGGCCACCAACGTGCAGCGCGACTTCGCGTCGATCGACTCCGCTCCCGAAGAGCGCCAGCGCGGCATCACGATCAACATCTCGCACGTCGAGTACGAGACGCCCAAGCGTCACTACGCTCACGTCGACGCTCCCGGTCACGCTGACTACATCAAGAACATGATCACCGGTGCCGCTCAGATGGACGGCGCGATCCTCGTGGTCGCCGCCACCGACGGCCCGATGGCTCAGACCCGCGAGCACGTGCTGCTGGCCAAGCAGGTCGGCGTGCCGTACCTGCTCGTCGCCCTGAACAAGAGCGACATGGTCGACGACGAGGAGATCCTGGAGCTCGTCGAGCTCGAGGTTCGCGAGCTGCTGTCGTCGCAGGACTTCGATGGCGACAACGCCCCCGTCGTCCGCGTCTCGGGCCTGAAGGCTCTCGAGGGTGACGAGAAGTGGGTCAACTCGATCGTCGAGCTCATGGAAGCCGTCGACGAGTCCATCCCGGACCCGGTGCGCGACAAGGACAAGCCGTTCCTGATGCCCATCGAGGACGTCTTCACGATCACCGGTCGTGGCACCGTCGTCACGGGCCGCGCCGAGCGTGGCACCCTGGCCATCAACTCCGAGGTCGAGATCGTCGGCATCCGTCCGACGCAGAAGACGATCGTCACCGGTATCGAGATGTTCCACAAGCAGCTCGACGAGGCGTGGGCCGGCGAGAACTGTGGTCTGCTCCTTCGTGGCACCAAGCGTGACGACGTCGAGCGCGGCCAGGTCGTCGTCAAGCCCGGTTCGGTGACCCCGCACACCAACTTCGAGGGCACGGCGTACATCCTGTCCAAGGAGGAGGGCGGCCGTCACAACCCGTTCTTCACGAACTACCGTCCGCAGTTCTACTTCCGTACCACGGACGTGACCGGCGTCATCACGCTGCCCGAGGGCACCGAGATGGTCATGCCCGGGGACACCACGGAGATGTCGGTCGAGCTCATCCAGCCGATCGCCATGGAAGAGGGCCTCGGCTTCGCGATCCGTGAGGGTGGCCGCACCGTCGGCGCCGGCACGGTGACCAAGATCCTCAAGTAAGTCCTTCGGACTTCGCCGACAGGGGTCGGGCCTTCGGGTCCGGCCCCTGTCGGCATTTGCGGAGTACGCCATCCGATACGCTCGTCTGGTGGCATCCCGATACCCCGTCTCGAAGCTGGCGCGCGCATTCGGGATCATCGCCATCGTGGATGCGCTGATCGCGGTGGCCGTGCCGCTGGGCATCGCTTTCGCCATGTATCGGGGCCTCACGTCCGACGTCCTCAGCACCCCGCTCATCGGTCTCGTGGGTGCGGCGATCGCGCTCATCGGCTTGATCCTCTGTGTGCTCGGAGCGATCGCCGGAAGGGGTCAGCAGTCGGCGACGGTGATCATCGGCGCCCTCATGAACGCGGGAGTCCTCCTGGGGCTGGTCCTCGCGGTGTTCCTCCCGATGCTCACGGGGGCGTAGGAGGCTCCCAGGGCCGGTGCCCTAGTATTGCGGTTCAACGCATGCCACGGGGGACGGCGGGGAATGAGCATGTCGATGTCTGCGCATGAGACCGAGAGCCTGCTGGAGCAGTGGGGGAGAAGCGACTCCGCGCCCCGGAAGCCCGCTCCCAGCCGGCTGAGACTCGGTATCGCGCTGGCGGGCCTGCTCGCCTACGTCGGCGTCGTGCTCGCCGCCACACTATCGCCGACGCCCTTGGACGCGGGCTACGACGTCGCCATCGAGCGCTTCCTCGGAGTGCTGCATCGAAACGGAATCCCCGAGTGGTTCGGGTACAGCAAGCTGGAGTTCAGTGCGAACGTCGCGATGTTCGTCCCGCTCGGTTTCCTGCTCGCGCTCGCTCTGCCCCGCAAGGCGGTGTGGGCGGTCATCCTCATGATCCCGGCCTTCTCCGGGGCGATCGAGCTGTTCCAGGCCACATTCCTCGCGGCCCGCTTCGCTTCGGTGCTGGACGTCGTCGCAAACACCGCGGGGGGCTATCTGGGGGCGATCCTCGCGATCATACTCCGCGCGGTCGTCGACGCCCGCGACCGCAAGCTCATCGCCCGCGCCCTTTGGGAGCGTGGGGTGCGCTGAGGCGCCCGCAGCGGGTCGGGTAGGCTGTTGCGGTGGGTGGGGGATCATGACTGGCGTTCTCGTTCATGAATGGCTCGCCCCGCGCGGCGGATCCGAGAACGTCTTCGAGGAACTCGGGCGCATCTTCCCCGACGCGGAACGCTTCTGCCTCTGGAACGCGAGCGAAGGCCGCTTCACGGATGTCGGAGAGACCTGGTTGGCGCGCACTCCCCTCCGCGGCAGGAAGGCGGCGGCGCTCCCCTTGATGCCTCTCGCCTGGCGGCAGCTTCCCGAGACGGACGCAGAGTGGGTGTTGTGCAGCAGTCATCTCTTCGCGCATCA contains the following coding sequences:
- a CDS encoding DUF5684 domain-containing protein, encoding MLNALVAAYSSPLVPDAGTVVLLVLVSLVPSLLVYVWGALALSRVYAKLGIEGWKAWIPVYNVAVLFIIGGLSPWLLLLYLIPFFGQIFVYVAFITAAHRVNVMFGQGVGMTVLAALLFPVWASVLGFGSARPLEQGAPRQATGGVEDLLGFAPQYAPTTDEFGARRDVPAPSAWIPPAPPAPGTAAAPATAAMPIAGAWGEPPLPPAPAAPAADPYAPADAYGAAPADPYAAAAPAPAVDPYAAPAPDAYAPPAFPAPAADPYAQPAPAAPARDAYSAPSADPYAPPVADAPAAPVDDPYVAPAAPEPAPVMSWWQPAIVEEEPAPAAATPAWVEPETPAAPAAAEPATSDSFVPPAAPPVLRESFVAEPDAFPEASGEVSAVAGAPIAGMPRPAAASVAASRPGVGDIVEDTVIASRRRPKWALLLPDGSPMELTGDAVVLGRRPVPVHAAPGAQLVTVVDDTRTVSKTHALLRRRADAWMVSDLDSTNGVVVFAAQEEVDVAPGTEHEVTERFLLGDAELRIVRADA
- the rpsL gene encoding 30S ribosomal protein S12 — translated: MPTIQQLVRKGRTPKVTKTKAPALKSNPQQAGVCTRVYTTTPKKPNSAMRKVARVKLRNGTEVTAYIPGEGHNLQEHSLVLVRGGRVKDLPGVRYKIVRGALDTQAVKNRKQARSRYGAKKG
- the rpsG gene encoding 30S ribosomal protein S7, producing MPRKGPAPKRPVVNDPVYGAPIVSQLVNKILVDGKKSLAESIVYTALRGVEAKNGQDAVATLKKALDNVRPTLEVKSRRVGGSTYQVPVEVKPHRANTLALRWLVSYAKGRREKTMTERLQNEILDASNGLGAAVKRREDTHKMAESNRAFAHYRW
- the tuf gene encoding elongation factor Tu codes for the protein MAKAKFERTKPHVNIGTIGHVDHGKTTLTAAISKVLADKFPSATNVQRDFASIDSAPEERQRGITINISHVEYETPKRHYAHVDAPGHADYIKNMITGAAQMDGAILVVAATDGPMAQTREHVLLAKQVGVPYLLVALNKSDMVDDEEILELVELEVRELLSSQDFDGDNAPVVRVSGLKALEGDEKWVNSIVELMEAVDESIPDPVRDKDKPFLMPIEDVFTITGRGTVVTGRAERGTLAINSEVEIVGIRPTQKTIVTGIEMFHKQLDEAWAGENCGLLLRGTKRDDVERGQVVVKPGSVTPHTNFEGTAYILSKEEGGRHNPFFTNYRPQFYFRTTDVTGVITLPEGTEMVMPGDTTEMSVELIQPIAMEEGLGFAIREGGRTVGAGTVTKILK
- a CDS encoding VanZ family protein codes for the protein MSMSAHETESLLEQWGRSDSAPRKPAPSRLRLGIALAGLLAYVGVVLAATLSPTPLDAGYDVAIERFLGVLHRNGIPEWFGYSKLEFSANVAMFVPLGFLLALALPRKAVWAVILMIPAFSGAIELFQATFLAARFASVLDVVANTAGGYLGAILAIILRAVVDARDRKLIARALWERGVR